From the Carassius auratus strain Wakin unplaced genomic scaffold, ASM336829v1 scaf_tig00013767, whole genome shotgun sequence genome, one window contains:
- the LOC113074132 gene encoding bile acid receptor-like, producing the protein MREGTDPELSMSIGGYLSTSDTFDITETPQYYDVLVDPLSCSYQEPDLQSPLYNHQPFGHVNVQFSMYGAPNAQACNPQYPYSHQCSEFTCEPDMEVQSPTRGSIVGLPVPKRTRMAHGARVKGQDELCVVCGDKASGYHYNALTCEGCKGFFRRSVTKKAVYRCKSGGSCEMDMYMRRKCQDCRLRKCRAVGMLAECLLTEVQCQSKRLRKGTNHRGHSGSTGKAEDDYTESRSVSSTSRFTTRVSGFSREQRCILNRIVEAYRRYIIQDNTHCRVPLWSSSTTSLDLTPPQTEKLLQFLSFVPGFELLDSSDQNTLLSSSSVEVMFLLLAQQFSENPTTVCTALYSANMNNSNPDWLKTLESKTENRTLTHSGLNEEFLRSVVNFLHSMVTIAVSEAEYALLTATAVLCSDRPSLRAVGCVENLQEFVLELLSRACCCCSQGTAQDPRRFARLLGRLTELRTLRHNHLTLLPQQPWDMQS; encoded by the exons ATGAGAGAGGGGACAGATCCTGAGTTGAGCATGTCAATCGGTGGCTATCTCTCCACATCAGACACATTTGACATCACAGAGACGCCACAGTACTATG ATGTTCTTGTGGATCCACTGAGCTGCTCTTATCAGGAACCAGATCTACAAAGCCCTCTCTATAACCACCAGCCGTTCGGCCATGTCAATGTGCAGTTTTCAATGTATGGAGCGCCAAACGCTCAAGCGTGCAACCCACAGTACCCCTACAGCCATCAGTGCTCGGAGTTCACCTGTGAACCAGACATGGAGGTCCAAAGCCCAACAAGAGGCAGCATTGTCGGTCTTCCAGTGCCAAAAAGGACCAGGATGGCCCATGGAGCTCGAGTGAAGGGCCAGGATGagctgtgtgtggtgtgtggagATAAAGCCTCGGGATATCACTACAATGCCCTCACCTGTGAGGGATGCAAAG GTTTCTTCAGACGCAGCGTGACTAAAAAGGCAGTGTACCGCTGCAAGAGTGGTGGAAGCTGTGAGATGGACATGTACATGCGGAGAAAGTGTCAGGACTGCAGACTGCGCAAATGCAGAGCTGTCGGGATGCTGGCAGAGT GTCTGCTTACAGAGGTGCAATGCCAGTCGAAGAGACTGAGGAAGGGCACCAATCACAGAGGACACAGTGGATCAACAGGAAAAGCTGAAGATGACTACACTGAAAGCAGAAGTGTCTCATCCACCAGCAGATTCACCACACGG GTATCTGGTTTCTCCAGAGAGCAGAGATGCATTCTGAATAGAATTGTTGAGGCTTATCGTAGGTACATAATTCAAGACAACACGCACTGCCGG GTGCCTCTGTGGTCTAGTTCGACAACCAGTTTAGATCTGACTCCTCCTCAGACGGAGAAGCTTTTGCAATTTTTAAGTTTTGTACCTG GGTTTGAGCTTTTGGATAGTTCTGACCAGAACACTCTTCTGTCCAGCTCTTCAGTTGAAGTCATGTTCCTACTCTTAGCTCAGCAGTTCTCTGAGAACCCCACTACTGTCTGCACTG CTTTATACTCCGCAAATATGAATAACTCAAACCCTGATTGGTTGAAAACTTTAGAGTCCAAGACTGAGAACAGGACATTGACACACTCAG ggTTGAATGAGGAGTTCTTGAGGTCTGTGGTAAATTTCCTCCACAGCATGGTGACTATTGCAGTAAGCGAGGCTGAATATGCACTTCTAACAGCGACTGCAGTGCTATGTTCAG ACAGGCCGTCCCTGCGTGCAGTGGGCTGTGTTGAGAACTTACAGGAGTTTGTTTTGGAGCTCTTGTCCCGAGCTTGCTGCTGCTGTAGTCAGGGGACGGCACAAGACCCGCGACGCTTCGCCAGGCTCCTGGGACGGCTGACAGAGCTGAGAACACTTCGACACAACCACCTCACCCTCCTCCCACAGCAGCCCTGGGACATGCAGTCTTGA